From a region of the Thamnophis elegans isolate rThaEle1 unplaced genomic scaffold, rThaEle1.pri scaffold_176_arrow_ctg1, whole genome shotgun sequence genome:
- the THY1 gene encoding thy-1 membrane glycoprotein produces the protein MLRSTVSLALLLAVLQVSHGQRIKRLTACVSDQTLRIDCAYERKTSNALTYEFRLSKDTGVGTVVAGNINVASNLYKYRTNVTATQDLVCLYLASFSTKDEGVYTCNLKITNDYEDMRSRNISVVKAQLARCSGISVFIQNTSWLLLLLLSLPLLQAVDFVSL, from the exons ATGTTGAGATCAACGGTCAGCCTGGCTCTCCTTTTGGCAG TCCTCCAAGTCAGCCATGGCCAGCGGATCAAAAGACTAACGGCCTGCGTGTCGGATCAAACCCTGCGGATAGACTGTGCCTACGAACGCAAAACCAGCAACGCTCTGACCTACGAATTCCGCCTCTCCAAGGATACTGGGGTGGGAACAGTTGTGGCCGGCAACATCAACGTCGCCAGTAACCTCTACAAGTATCGCACCAACGTCACGGCCACCCAGGACCTTGTGTGCCTGTACCTCGCCAGCTTCAGCACCAAAGACGAGGGGGTCTACACCTGCAATTTGAAGATCACCAACGATTACGAAGACATGCGGTCCAGGAACATCTCGGTGGTCAAAG CCCAGTTGGCGAGATGCTCCGGGATCAGCGTCTTCATCCAGAACACCTCCTGGCTTCTCCTGCTGCTCCTGTCGCTGCCCTTGCTGCAAGCTGTGGATTTTGTCTCGCTGTGA